One Gemmatimonadota bacterium DNA window includes the following coding sequences:
- a CDS encoding AAA family ATPase, producing the protein MITSLRLVNFKNFADETLRVGPFTVIVGANASGKSNIRDASRFLHGIGRAYTLAEIIGGKYGSGGQREWEPIRGGTDEIIQFGESAFSLQVESTDFDYLIEVSRDNKKTPGMFRVTKEELKKRVLKKYWRTIYTSHPDRDDPVRRQGDDTHLLLRMEKTGAQKRLGHKISVRPDQPALTQLIEHPRIVKSHKELAEKTIKVFANMRFLDLVPDRMRQAAFPGQTILGNGGENLPTVLREICDDPKRKETLAEWTRKLTPMDVRDFEFPIEEVSGRVQLVFREANNRRVSAYGASDGTLRFLAMLAALLGTNPAGLYFFEEIDNGIHPARLNLLMDLIERQTAKHSTQVLTTTHAPTLLTVMNDNTFEKTSVVCRLQDTSEAIIRPVAELPNVRELRQDQGLGRLHESGWMEDALFFIEDYNAAEDGS; encoded by the coding sequence ATGATCACCTCGCTCAGACTCGTCAATTTCAAGAACTTCGCCGACGAGACACTACGGGTTGGCCCGTTCACCGTAATAGTAGGCGCGAACGCTAGCGGCAAGAGCAATATCCGAGACGCCTCCCGTTTCCTGCACGGTATTGGCCGGGCCTATACGCTGGCGGAAATCATCGGTGGTAAATATGGCTCCGGCGGTCAACGTGAATGGGAACCGATTCGTGGTGGCACCGATGAAATCATCCAGTTTGGCGAATCCGCGTTTTCGCTGCAGGTCGAATCGACTGACTTCGATTACTTGATCGAAGTCAGTCGTGACAATAAAAAAACACCTGGTATGTTCCGGGTTACAAAAGAAGAACTAAAAAAACGCGTGTTGAAGAAATACTGGCGGACGATCTACACCAGTCATCCGGACCGGGATGACCCTGTTAGAAGGCAGGGGGATGATACGCACTTGCTCCTGCGAATGGAAAAAACCGGGGCGCAGAAACGACTCGGTCACAAAATCTCGGTGAGGCCGGATCAGCCTGCACTGACACAGCTTATAGAACATCCACGTATCGTAAAGAGCCACAAGGAACTCGCCGAAAAAACCATTAAAGTTTTTGCAAACATGCGTTTTCTGGACCTTGTACCTGATCGAATGCGCCAAGCTGCTTTCCCAGGTCAGACCATACTGGGCAATGGCGGTGAGAACCTACCGACTGTGTTGCGAGAAATCTGCGACGACCCGAAACGCAAAGAGACTTTGGCCGAATGGACCCGCAAGTTGACTCCAATGGACGTGCGGGATTTCGAGTTCCCGATCGAAGAGGTATCCGGTCGGGTTCAGCTCGTCTTTCGAGAGGCGAACAACAGGCGAGTGTCTGCATATGGCGCTTCAGATGGTACGTTACGTTTTCTCGCCATGCTGGCCGCATTGCTCGGTACAAATCCGGCCGGCCTCTACTTCTTCGAGGAAATCGACAACGGCATTCATCCTGCTCGGCTGAATCTATTGATGGATTTGATTGAAAGGCAAACCGCGAAGCACAGTACTCAGGTACTCACCACGACTCATGCGCCAACATTGTTGACCGTAATGAACGATAACACCTTCGAGAAGACATCGGTAGTCTGCCGACTTCAAGACACTTCCGAGGCAATCATTCGCCCGGTTGCCGAATTGCCCAATGTGCGGGAGTTGCGGCAGGATCAGGGGCTGGGACGGCTTCATGAATCCGGTTGGATGGAGGACGCCCTGTTCTTCATCGAAGACTACAATGCAGCGGAGGATGGTTCTTGA
- a CDS encoding DUF1156 domain-containing protein — protein MHDKRLIEAAFPLKQVSLDSVHEKNVRHGHISTLHIWPARRPLAACRAALIATLLSDTDDPVERKTILERMAGRVVESVDRKSLNGRVVEKTKEETEGGILHWGRENGSNLEWFRSEIRKAYGGRMPKVLDPFAGGGAIPLEAMRLGCDVTAMDINPVAWFILKCTLEYPQRLSGQTGQLPAFALKDREFMEAYLKSKELKGVHLKRFLKRFEQGDQTGLQIDALPRDDHLIEADFAWHTRAWGRWVLARARKRLASFYPTYAEWTRLDGEATDGPPPIVDEKLQEPLGNSNGPPERLLLLEPNADGMTDVGPLNADFDSMYLKYPGNPRWVAKPTVAYLWARTVTCKYCRTTLPLLKTRWLCKKVRKRVLLTMKVRTDLDGVVFSVQNDVPQVGGNVAQRREHDKRIGAGTMSRTGATCPSCGMITTMEDVRFEGRAGRLDAVMTAVVVDGPNGKEYRLPTEHERAVAEVSEERLQELYSEIPFGLPNDPLPSKEALGFRVPLYGFNTWRKLFTNRQLATQCALIQSITEAKSELEAIHDPGVAEAIIGFLTCIMNRQTAYGSGGCIWVNSNEHMGQQFSRFALPIVWDIAEVCPFTKATGGLESANEWVARVFDHLQGAVKNAPVPCVELQSAIEEQIGQYDLIVTDPPYYDAIPYSDLMDFFYVWLRRLMHSVSSGLEGAFRSELGPKWDAEAGNGELIDDASRFGGNRNLSKQNYEDGMAHAFEKCCDALRPQGRMVIVFASKSPAAWETLVAALIRAGFVVAGSWPIQTERQVRLRSVSSAALASSIWIVCKKRSAARPGWDNVVLGEMKSNISRQLHDFWDAGIRGPDFVWAATGPALEAFSKHPAIKKANDPDQLMSVSEFLREVRRMVVDFVVGRVLTHDGEDTISGLDDVTTYYLLHRHDFGMDEAPVGACILYALSCNLSDTALMNQHDLLTRTGRHGADEEAENEGAESDEPTSDADETVTGVVDTGGGAKVKLKPWHRRQGRNLGRESQGGSPAPLIDQIHRLMHTWRAGDQVKVNDYLSTQGLQRNILFNQILQALIELSEAGSDERSVLEALSNHVAAQGDVSPIRQKRFQFGDTP, from the coding sequence ATGCACGACAAACGCCTCATAGAAGCTGCTTTTCCCCTGAAGCAGGTTTCTCTCGACTCGGTACACGAGAAGAATGTGCGGCATGGTCACATCTCCACGCTGCACATCTGGCCGGCGAGGAGACCGCTGGCGGCGTGCCGTGCCGCGCTTATCGCGACGCTGCTCTCCGACACCGACGATCCGGTTGAACGGAAGACGATACTTGAGCGCATGGCCGGCCGGGTCGTGGAGTCCGTCGACCGGAAAAGTCTGAACGGCCGCGTGGTCGAAAAGACGAAGGAGGAGACCGAAGGAGGCATACTCCATTGGGGACGCGAGAACGGCTCGAATCTCGAATGGTTCCGCTCGGAGATCCGCAAGGCGTACGGCGGACGGATGCCCAAAGTGCTCGATCCCTTCGCGGGCGGAGGTGCCATACCGCTTGAAGCCATGCGCCTGGGTTGTGACGTTACGGCCATGGACATCAATCCGGTGGCCTGGTTCATCCTTAAGTGTACCCTCGAATACCCCCAAAGACTGTCCGGTCAAACCGGACAGTTGCCCGCATTCGCGCTGAAGGACCGCGAGTTCATGGAGGCGTACCTGAAGTCAAAGGAGCTCAAGGGAGTCCACCTCAAGAGGTTTCTAAAGCGGTTTGAACAGGGTGATCAGACTGGCCTCCAGATCGACGCCCTGCCGAGAGACGATCATCTGATCGAAGCAGATTTTGCCTGGCACACCCGTGCCTGGGGCCGATGGGTTCTGGCAAGAGCGCGTAAGCGACTGGCTTCGTTCTACCCGACCTATGCCGAATGGACGCGGCTTGACGGAGAAGCGACTGATGGGCCCCCACCTATCGTGGACGAGAAGTTGCAAGAACCGCTTGGTAACTCAAACGGCCCCCCTGAGAGGCTCTTGCTGCTTGAACCGAACGCTGACGGCATGACGGACGTTGGCCCATTGAATGCCGATTTCGATTCGATGTATCTGAAATACCCGGGTAATCCAAGGTGGGTAGCCAAACCGACGGTCGCCTACCTCTGGGCCCGGACCGTGACCTGCAAGTACTGCAGAACCACGTTGCCTCTGCTTAAAACACGTTGGTTGTGCAAGAAGGTCCGTAAACGGGTGTTGTTGACGATGAAAGTCAGGACCGACTTGGATGGTGTCGTTTTCAGCGTGCAAAATGATGTGCCGCAGGTTGGAGGCAACGTGGCCCAGCGACGGGAACACGACAAGCGCATCGGCGCAGGTACCATGTCGCGCACCGGGGCAACGTGCCCGTCCTGCGGTATGATCACGACCATGGAAGATGTCCGGTTCGAGGGCCGTGCCGGCCGATTGGATGCCGTAATGACGGCCGTTGTGGTCGACGGACCGAATGGCAAAGAATACCGGCTGCCCACGGAACATGAACGAGCAGTGGCGGAAGTATCCGAAGAACGACTTCAGGAGTTATACTCGGAAATCCCGTTCGGATTGCCGAACGATCCCCTTCCAAGTAAGGAAGCGCTTGGATTCCGTGTACCTCTCTATGGTTTCAACACATGGCGGAAGTTGTTTACGAATCGGCAACTGGCGACACAATGCGCCCTTATCCAATCCATCACTGAAGCGAAGTCAGAACTCGAAGCGATACATGACCCTGGCGTCGCCGAAGCAATTATAGGCTTTCTTACATGTATCATGAACCGACAAACGGCCTATGGTAGTGGTGGATGTATCTGGGTAAATAGCAACGAACATATGGGACAACAATTCAGTCGGTTTGCATTGCCAATCGTATGGGATATCGCTGAGGTCTGCCCGTTCACGAAAGCAACCGGTGGATTAGAGAGTGCTAATGAGTGGGTGGCCAGAGTTTTTGATCACCTTCAAGGTGCTGTGAAAAACGCGCCGGTTCCATGCGTCGAACTGCAATCCGCAATCGAAGAGCAAATTGGGCAGTACGATCTCATTGTCACGGATCCTCCCTATTACGATGCAATACCGTATTCTGATCTGATGGATTTTTTCTATGTCTGGCTGCGCCGGTTGATGCACAGCGTTTCGAGTGGACTAGAAGGCGCATTCAGATCAGAACTCGGACCGAAGTGGGATGCCGAAGCTGGCAACGGAGAGTTGATTGATGATGCAAGTCGTTTTGGTGGAAACAGAAACCTCTCCAAGCAAAATTACGAAGACGGTATGGCTCATGCTTTCGAGAAATGTTGTGATGCTCTCCGGCCACAAGGGCGGATGGTCATAGTATTCGCAAGCAAGAGCCCGGCTGCATGGGAGACCCTTGTCGCAGCTCTTATTCGGGCTGGATTTGTCGTTGCTGGTTCTTGGCCCATCCAGACTGAAAGACAGGTGCGGTTGCGGTCTGTAAGTTCCGCCGCCCTTGCTTCATCCATCTGGATAGTCTGTAAGAAACGCTCCGCCGCCCGTCCTGGTTGGGATAATGTTGTTCTCGGCGAAATGAAGAGTAACATTTCCCGACAACTCCACGATTTCTGGGACGCCGGCATTCGAGGGCCGGATTTCGTCTGGGCCGCGACCGGTCCGGCCCTGGAGGCCTTCAGCAAGCATCCGGCGATCAAGAAGGCGAACGACCCCGACCAGTTGATGTCAGTCTCGGAATTCCTCCGCGAAGTGCGGCGCATGGTCGTCGATTTCGTCGTCGGTCGCGTACTGACCCACGATGGCGAAGATACCATCAGCGGACTCGACGATGTGACCACCTACTACCTGCTGCACCGCCATGATTTCGGCATGGACGAGGCGCCTGTTGGCGCGTGCATCCTCTACGCGCTCTCCTGCAACCTATCCGACACGGCCCTGATGAATCAGCATGATCTCCTTACCCGAACCGGCAGGCACGGGGCTGACGAGGAGGCGGAAAATGAAGGGGCCGAAAGCGACGAACCGACTAGTGATGCGGATGAGACCGTAACCGGGGTTGTTGACACCGGAGGCGGCGCCAAGGTGAAGCTGAAGCCCTGGCACCGGCGGCAGGGACGGAATCTCGGCCGCGAAAGCCAGGGAGGCAGCCCCGCGCCACTCATTGACCAAATTCACAGACTCATGCACACGTGGCGGGCAGGCGACCAGGTAAAGGTCAACGACTATCTCAGTACGCAGGGCCTTCAACGAAACATCTTGTTCAATCAGATCCTTCAAGCCCTTATTGAACTGTCCGAGGCCGGTTCCGACGAGAGGTCCGTTCTCGAAGCGCTGAGCAATCACGTGGCCGCGCAAGGCGATGTTTCCCCTATACGACAGAAGAGATTCCAGTTCGGAGATACGCCATGA
- a CDS encoding ATP-binding protein: protein MTTKPSWKPWHEVVQLRDDLKTGELSLAVFAADLFDVVMQKGRRRVYEDPAEFFALTHPTYNLRELVRDVIHRLSGQSDKAYRKLAVNYGGGKTHTLIALRHLVNEPDGLPDLPAVHEFKAHIGAGIPKARVAALCFDKIDLEKGVETPAPDGSIRMLRHPWSVLAFQLVGAEGLRLIHAEGRDTERETPPAEPLMVELLARPQAEGLSTLVLLDEVLMYIRTRVEADPTARGSLVSFFQYLTQAVVKVDRCAMVASLLASDPRKHDDFGNELLRDVSEVFGRQMEEDASPVSKEDVAEVLRRRFFKPESIRDPGVFRPHVTSVVGNIAAIDERTHKERAAEEDRYLGSYPFHPDLTEVFYTRWTQLDGFQRTRGILRTFAIALRDAEGWDASPLIGPNVLLKEPEQNGLAEAAGELANYASVDTETGRHQEWRPILEGELAKAREIQAETTGLRHREMEQAVIVVFLSSQPIGQKALTRELFVLIGGASPDRIELAKALYRWTELSWFLDESEVATAAANRDGTRELPRAWRLGNRPNLRQMHHDACNNRVPPAQVESQIVEHIAKLKALTAGASAAGAKVHNLPEKPADVADDGDFHYAVLDPEAASESGKPSAEARRFLDETTAANRPRVYRNATVLAVPSRDGLDATRARVREYLGWEEVRSQLKDQSIDPVREQMLSTETAAAKRRIPEAIRQAYSIVVTVGEENVVQAFKIVVTDEPLFTIIKADPRARIQETAISSEALLPGGPYDLWREGEHVRRIKDLVGAFAQFPKLPKMLRSREILETVLQGVLDGIWVARVTRPDKTCKTFWRTTVDEPVLRDPGLEVLLPEHAALTEIAPELLKKGSLPGLWKDSEISVQDVYGYFAGGHTVSVPRDGYEDTLDIPKCEPSDVEIAVTQAIEQGTLWLTAGPASILCESVPAGVLGSSATLRPPPERIPVNEMMAESIPGAWKDGKTNALAIATTLSHKTGMNLPWFTIRTAIDEGMRARWIEVSDEGAPWPCDISGAQHVTLQVPDRTDVREDQDGQYRPKPAGQLTAEAELEASGIQDLSEVLPDILNAAVGSGIRFNFRIELGGETPPDPETVEKLNKILSEVSDKLKLE, encoded by the coding sequence ATGACGACCAAACCTTCCTGGAAACCCTGGCACGAGGTCGTGCAGTTGCGGGACGACCTGAAGACGGGCGAATTGTCTTTGGCCGTGTTCGCGGCCGACCTGTTCGACGTGGTAATGCAGAAGGGGCGGCGCCGGGTTTACGAGGATCCGGCGGAGTTCTTCGCGCTCACCCATCCCACTTACAACCTCCGGGAACTGGTCAGGGATGTGATTCACCGTCTGAGCGGCCAGAGCGATAAAGCCTATAGGAAACTCGCCGTTAACTACGGCGGCGGGAAGACGCATACGCTCATTGCGCTTCGGCACCTGGTAAACGAACCGGACGGGCTGCCCGATCTGCCGGCTGTACACGAGTTCAAAGCGCATATCGGAGCCGGAATTCCGAAAGCGCGCGTGGCCGCCCTGTGTTTCGACAAGATCGACCTGGAAAAAGGCGTCGAGACGCCCGCGCCCGACGGGTCCATCAGGATGCTTCGGCACCCTTGGAGCGTGCTCGCCTTTCAACTGGTGGGTGCCGAGGGGCTCAGACTCATTCACGCGGAAGGCCGGGATACGGAACGCGAGACACCGCCGGCCGAACCGCTCATGGTGGAGCTCCTGGCCAGGCCCCAGGCGGAGGGACTTTCGACGCTCGTGCTCCTCGATGAAGTGCTCATGTACATCCGCACGCGGGTCGAAGCCGATCCGACGGCACGCGGGAGCCTGGTCAGCTTCTTCCAGTATCTTACCCAGGCGGTGGTCAAGGTGGACCGTTGCGCCATGGTAGCTTCGCTACTCGCTTCCGATCCGAGGAAGCACGACGACTTCGGCAACGAACTCCTGCGCGACGTTTCGGAGGTCTTCGGCCGCCAGATGGAGGAAGACGCAAGTCCGGTGAGCAAGGAGGACGTGGCCGAGGTGCTGCGCCGCCGCTTCTTCAAGCCCGAATCGATCCGGGACCCCGGCGTCTTCCGCCCCCACGTCACTTCGGTGGTGGGCAATATCGCCGCCATCGATGAGCGGACCCACAAGGAGCGGGCTGCAGAGGAAGATCGGTATCTGGGCAGCTACCCCTTCCACCCGGACCTTACCGAGGTCTTCTATACCCGGTGGACGCAGCTCGACGGGTTCCAGCGGACCCGCGGCATCCTCCGGACCTTCGCCATCGCCCTGCGCGACGCGGAAGGATGGGACGCGAGCCCGCTCATCGGCCCCAACGTGCTGCTGAAAGAGCCGGAGCAGAACGGACTGGCGGAAGCGGCGGGGGAACTCGCCAACTACGCCAGCGTCGACACCGAGACCGGCAGACACCAGGAATGGCGGCCGATCCTCGAAGGAGAACTCGCCAAGGCGCGGGAAATCCAGGCCGAGACGACTGGGCTGCGCCACCGGGAGATGGAGCAGGCGGTCATCGTGGTCTTCCTGAGTTCCCAGCCGATCGGCCAGAAGGCGTTGACGCGGGAACTGTTCGTGTTGATCGGTGGTGCCAGTCCCGACCGGATCGAACTGGCGAAGGCGCTGTATCGGTGGACGGAGTTGTCCTGGTTCCTAGACGAATCGGAAGTGGCCACCGCAGCAGCGAACCGGGACGGCACCCGCGAGTTGCCCAGAGCTTGGCGGCTGGGCAATCGGCCCAACCTGCGCCAGATGCACCACGACGCCTGCAACAACCGCGTACCTCCGGCGCAGGTGGAATCCCAGATCGTCGAGCACATCGCCAAGCTGAAGGCGCTTACTGCCGGCGCTTCCGCGGCCGGCGCAAAAGTGCACAACCTGCCGGAAAAGCCCGCCGATGTTGCCGACGACGGCGATTTCCACTATGCCGTGCTTGATCCAGAGGCCGCCTCGGAGTCCGGCAAGCCCAGCGCGGAGGCGAGACGATTCCTCGACGAGACGACCGCCGCGAACCGGCCACGGGTGTATCGCAATGCCACCGTCCTCGCCGTGCCGTCGCGGGACGGCCTGGACGCGACCAGGGCACGGGTCCGGGAATACCTGGGCTGGGAAGAGGTCCGCAGCCAACTGAAGGATCAGTCCATAGATCCGGTCCGAGAGCAGATGCTCTCCACCGAGACCGCCGCGGCGAAGCGGCGGATCCCCGAAGCCATCCGGCAGGCCTACTCCATCGTCGTGACCGTCGGCGAAGAAAACGTGGTCCAAGCCTTCAAGATCGTCGTAACCGACGAGCCCCTATTCACGATTATAAAGGCCGACCCGCGCGCACGCATCCAGGAGACCGCCATCAGTTCAGAGGCCTTGCTGCCGGGAGGTCCCTACGACCTGTGGCGCGAAGGCGAACACGTCCGGCGAATTAAAGACCTGGTAGGTGCCTTCGCACAATTTCCCAAGCTACCCAAGATGCTGCGGTCCAGGGAGATTCTGGAAACGGTCTTGCAGGGCGTACTGGACGGCATCTGGGTCGCGCGGGTAACGCGCCCCGACAAGACCTGCAAGACGTTCTGGCGTACCACCGTCGACGAACCGGTCCTCCGGGACCCGGGTCTCGAGGTGTTGCTGCCCGAACACGCAGCCTTGACGGAAATCGCCCCGGAACTCCTCAAAAAAGGGAGCCTCCCAGGACTGTGGAAAGATTCGGAGATCAGCGTCCAGGACGTATATGGTTATTTTGCAGGCGGCCACACCGTGAGCGTGCCCCGCGATGGATATGAAGATACCCTGGACATCCCGAAGTGCGAACCCTCCGACGTGGAGATTGCCGTAACACAGGCCATCGAACAGGGAACTCTGTGGCTGACCGCCGGACCAGCTTCGATCCTGTGCGAGTCCGTACCTGCAGGTGTGCTCGGTTCGTCGGCGACGCTCAGACCACCCCCCGAACGGATACCTGTCAATGAAATGATGGCCGAATCGATACCCGGCGCGTGGAAGGATGGCAAGACCAATGCGCTGGCCATCGCCACCACGCTGTCTCATAAGACGGGTATGAATTTGCCCTGGTTCACCATTCGCACGGCGATAGACGAAGGTATGCGGGCGAGATGGATCGAAGTCAGCGACGAAGGCGCCCCGTGGCCATGCGATATCAGCGGCGCCCAGCACGTGACACTCCAGGTACCGGACAGAACGGATGTGCGCGAAGACCAGGATGGTCAATACCGGCCTAAGCCGGCGGGACAGTTGACCGCCGAAGCCGAACTGGAAGCCAGTGGCATCCAGGACCTGTCGGAAGTGTTGCCGGACATACTTAATGCCGCCGTAGGGTCTGGGATTAGATTCAACTTTCGCATCGAGTTAGGCGGCGAGACGCCACCGGACCCGGAGACCGTTGAGAAGTTGAACAAAATCCTGTCAGAGGTTTCCGACAAGTTAAAGTTAGAGTGA
- a CDS encoding tryptophan 7-halogenase, whose product MIQPGAESLRKIAVIGQGTAGSLAAASVTRLHPDGDHELHHIYDSRIPVIGVGEGSWPSLVQELQKLTGLPHETVQQRLKGTRKYGVAFEGWGRRDRDFTHYFTPQQVSYAYHLSADLMADLLREGTRARHIDAKVLDITRVEDGAQVEFEGRESERYDLVFDARGFPKELHPDQHIDISFIPTNTAVIRRCPTIIEDGRNGPVRQHTYTRAVARPHGWIFVIPLTVHTSYGYIFNRDVSDLAEVESDFDAFLETDGVAEFEQRAVIPFPNFVHRRIYDGAVARIGNAAAFMEPLEATAIVSAQLQVGMVLQTRLNRPAAHLGRDAPSVNRFLINNMLCYGLFVGWHYACGSIYDGAFWRHARERAWPRHRKAMDPEAVDCDALGRFDGMLELLNRPVIDKADWHRMCAVPLTSYAQMSQGLGWTGRQAPV is encoded by the coding sequence ATGATCCAGCCGGGCGCGGAATCGTTACGGAAGATCGCCGTTATCGGGCAGGGGACCGCAGGATCCCTGGCGGCCGCCAGCGTAACGCGTCTTCACCCCGACGGCGACCACGAGCTGCACCACATCTATGACTCGCGCATTCCGGTCATCGGGGTGGGAGAAGGCAGCTGGCCGAGCCTGGTGCAGGAACTGCAGAAACTGACGGGGCTGCCCCATGAGACCGTCCAGCAACGTTTGAAGGGCACACGCAAGTACGGTGTCGCCTTCGAGGGATGGGGCCGGCGCGACCGGGATTTCACCCACTACTTCACCCCACAGCAAGTGTCTTACGCCTACCACCTGTCCGCCGACCTGATGGCGGACCTGCTGCGTGAAGGCACGCGCGCGCGCCACATCGACGCGAAAGTGCTCGACATCACCAGGGTGGAGGACGGCGCGCAGGTGGAATTCGAGGGCCGGGAGTCGGAACGCTACGACCTGGTCTTCGATGCCCGTGGGTTTCCGAAGGAACTGCACCCCGATCAGCACATCGACATTTCTTTCATCCCTACCAATACCGCCGTCATCCGGCGCTGCCCGACGATCATCGAAGACGGGCGGAACGGACCGGTACGGCAACATACCTACACGCGGGCGGTTGCCCGTCCTCACGGTTGGATATTCGTCATTCCGTTGACGGTGCACACGTCTTACGGGTACATCTTCAACCGCGACGTATCCGACCTTGCGGAAGTCGAATCGGACTTTGACGCATTCCTGGAGACCGACGGCGTGGCTGAATTCGAGCAACGGGCCGTCATCCCGTTTCCGAACTTCGTCCATCGCCGGATCTATGACGGCGCCGTGGCCCGCATCGGCAACGCGGCGGCTTTCATGGAGCCCCTCGAGGCGACGGCGATCGTGTCCGCTCAACTGCAGGTCGGGATGGTGCTCCAGACGCGCCTCAATCGGCCGGCGGCGCATCTCGGGCGCGACGCGCCCTCGGTCAACCGGTTTCTCATCAACAACATGCTCTGCTACGGCCTTTTCGTCGGCTGGCACTATGCCTGCGGTTCGATTTACGACGGCGCGTTCTGGCGCCACGCGCGAGAACGAGCCTGGCCCCGGCACCGAAAGGCCATGGATCCCGAGGCGGTGGATTGCGATGCACTCGGCAGATTCGATGGGATGCTCGAACTGCTGAACCGGCCGGTCATCGACAAAGCCGACTGGCACCGGATGTGCGCGGTGCCGCTCACCAGTTACGCACAGATGTCCCAGGGACTGGGCTGGACCGGCCGACAGGCGCCGGTTTAG